The following coding sequences lie in one Rothia sp. SD9660Na genomic window:
- a CDS encoding FUSC family protein — MGFGQQVESLKKRAQDHSRLGWKRMKDGFFQSLQIVVSGIGAYLFAEKVLGHTEPIFAATAAIVSLGYITGATHARRILEVSFGVTLGILMGDMMMLALGRGIWQAGLVMFLSIMLARFLDNGILFTIQMGLQSCLVVLLPPNIDGPFARSLDGIVGGLCAFLLMFLFPKDPRRTPRENAKTMMGSFAGVFRDAGEAMEHYDGKEAWHALASARRLQPLYNTCEKDIITSKGMAQLAWTGRSHMKELDRYSQTLGKIDYAIRNTRVLNRRLASTINNVQISQEAITSIAEALKSIGDAVEVLGEGMSAPEASVRTEQKMKARRDLSQLAGRLEPHMMGVRTMEAEALVLMLRPLVVDLLEASGLTHQQAVDMLVPLGDSMTEHAPTTTMLPVQANADAGGQQGSRRQRVEQKHRDDTRQLTTVLRAKDRAPIREIREASVRDPRSMPAVPAAGDAAATASAQMLDSAARVEKQQALNTAQLTVIEQNLKKEKGN, encoded by the coding sequence ATGGGTTTTGGTCAGCAGGTTGAGAGTTTAAAAAAACGAGCCCAGGATCATAGTCGCCTGGGTTGGAAGCGCATGAAGGATGGCTTTTTTCAGTCTCTTCAGATTGTGGTCTCGGGTATCGGGGCCTATCTTTTTGCAGAGAAGGTTCTGGGGCATACCGAACCGATTTTTGCGGCGACCGCTGCCATTGTTTCTCTGGGCTACATCACCGGCGCTACCCATGCCCGCCGTATCCTTGAGGTTTCGTTTGGCGTAACCCTGGGTATTTTGATGGGCGACATGATGATGTTGGCCCTGGGTCGGGGCATCTGGCAGGCAGGGCTTGTGATGTTTCTGTCGATTATGCTGGCCCGTTTTTTGGATAACGGTATTCTTTTTACGATTCAGATGGGTCTGCAGTCCTGCCTGGTAGTCTTGCTGCCACCGAATATTGACGGGCCCTTTGCCCGCAGTTTAGACGGCATTGTTGGTGGCCTATGTGCTTTTTTGCTCATGTTCCTCTTTCCCAAGGATCCCCGCCGTACCCCGCGTGAGAACGCTAAAACCATGATGGGCTCTTTTGCTGGGGTCTTCCGCGATGCAGGTGAAGCGATGGAGCACTACGACGGCAAGGAGGCCTGGCATGCTCTGGCCTCTGCTCGCCGTCTGCAGCCGCTCTATAACACCTGTGAGAAGGACATTATTACGTCAAAGGGCATGGCCCAGCTGGCCTGGACGGGGCGGTCACATATGAAGGAGCTTGACCGCTACTCACAGACCCTGGGCAAGATTGATTACGCTATCCGCAACACCCGGGTGCTCAACCGCAGGTTGGCCTCAACCATCAATAATGTGCAGATTTCGCAGGAGGCTATCACTTCCATCGCTGAGGCACTCAAGAGCATTGGTGATGCGGTGGAGGTTCTGGGTGAGGGAATGTCTGCCCCCGAGGCGAGCGTCCGCACTGAGCAGAAGATGAAGGCCCGCCGTGATCTCTCGCAGCTGGCTGGCCGCCTGGAGCCGCACATGATGGGTGTGCGCACCATGGAGGCTGAGGCCCTGGTGCTGATGCTCCGCCCCCTGGTGGTTGATCTTTTAGAGGCTTCGGGCCTGACCCACCAGCAGGCGGTAGACATGCTGGTGCCCCTGGGGGATTCCATGACGGAGCACGCCCCCACCACAACCATGCTGCCGGTGCAGGCAAATGCGGACGCCGGTGGGCAGCAGGGTTCCCGCCGGCAGCGGGTGGAGCAGAAGCACCGGGACGATACCCGCCAGCTCACCACGGTACTTCGCGCGAAAGACCGGGCTCCGATTCGGGAAATCCGCGAAGCCTCAGTACGTGACCCCCGCAGTATGCCTGCCGTTCCTGCAGCCGGAGATGCCGCCGCAACGGCGTCCGCCCAGATGCTCGACAGCGCGGCGAGGGTTGAAAAGCAGCAGGCCCTGAATACAGCCCAGCTAACCGTGATTGAGCAGAACCTCAAGAAGGAGAAGGGCAACTAG
- a CDS encoding phosphate ABC transporter substrate-binding protein PstS, with protein sequence MKAKSLARWGSLAAVGALAFTACGSDNATGTATSSDAGSSVASLPSTPLTGVGASSQQAAITAWETGFANLGGTVQYSPDGSGAGREALLAGGAKFAGSDRALKTEEWEQSKEVCGDGGAINIPVYISPVAIAFKLPGVDSLNLDGETIAKIFKGEITTWNDAAIAEQNTGVELPDTNITVVHRSDDSGTTENFTEYLAAASNGAWDVEPDGNWPSQYAGESNKGTSGVVSTTSSTEGAITYADASAIGDLGKVNVKVGDSYVELSADAAAKTVELSERVGGMNENDMAININRTPEDSTAYPVVLVSYHIVCSGYSSEDDVTLVKAYENYVVSEQGQKDAADAAHSAPLTSALIADAQKAIDSITVTQ encoded by the coding sequence GTGAAGGCTAAGTCACTTGCTCGTTGGGGCTCACTTGCAGCTGTAGGCGCACTCGCATTCACCGCTTGCGGTTCAGACAACGCAACCGGTACCGCGACCTCTTCAGACGCAGGCTCTAGCGTAGCCTCCCTGCCCTCCACCCCTCTGACCGGCGTCGGCGCCTCGTCCCAGCAGGCCGCCATCACCGCCTGGGAAACCGGTTTCGCCAACCTGGGCGGCACCGTCCAGTACTCACCGGACGGCTCCGGTGCAGGCCGCGAAGCCCTGCTCGCAGGCGGTGCCAAGTTCGCAGGCTCAGACCGTGCCCTCAAGACCGAGGAATGGGAACAGTCCAAGGAGGTCTGCGGTGACGGCGGTGCCATCAACATCCCCGTCTACATCTCACCCGTTGCTATCGCCTTCAAGCTGCCCGGCGTTGACTCCCTGAACCTGGACGGCGAAACCATCGCCAAGATTTTCAAGGGCGAAATTACCACCTGGAACGACGCTGCCATCGCAGAACAGAACACCGGCGTAGAGCTGCCCGACACCAACATCACCGTGGTTCACCGCTCCGATGACTCAGGTACCACCGAAAACTTCACCGAGTACCTGGCGGCAGCCTCCAACGGTGCTTGGGATGTAGAACCTGACGGTAACTGGCCCTCACAGTACGCCGGTGAATCCAACAAGGGCACCTCCGGCGTCGTCTCCACCACCTCATCCACCGAAGGCGCTATCACCTACGCTGACGCCTCAGCCATCGGCGACCTGGGCAAAGTCAACGTCAAGGTTGGCGACTCCTACGTTGAACTGTCAGCAGATGCCGCTGCCAAGACCGTTGAACTCTCAGAGCGCGTCGGCGGCATGAACGAGAACGACATGGCAATCAACATCAACCGCACCCCCGAGGACTCCACCGCCTACCCCGTCGTGCTGGTCTCCTACCACATCGTCTGCTCCGGCTACTCATCTGAGGACGACGTCACCCTGGTCAAGGCCTACGAGAACTACGTAGTCTCCGAGCAGGGCCAGAAGGACGCCGCTGACGCAGCCCACTCAGCTCCCCTGACCAGCGCGCTCATCGCTGATGCCCAGAAGGCTATCGACTCCATCACCGTTACCCAGTAA
- the pstC gene encoding phosphate ABC transporter permease subunit PstC, with product MSTTTAPQPGTSSARAKTKDLPDVGNPAADKIFSGISLGAGILILVVLAAVAIFLVAQALPVFTADPADLTSGSFIQYIIPLTIGTLIASTIALLLATPIGIGVALFISHYAPRKLAKGIGYIIDLLAAIPSVIFGAWGASVLAPKIVPFYDWLATYLGFIPIFEGPASQTGKTILTAGIVLGIMILPIITSMCREIFIQTPTLQEEAALGLGATRWEMIRMTVFPFARTGIVSSVMLALGRALGETMAVTLVLASGPLTASIIKSGNQTFASEIALNFPEAYGLRMSELIAAGLVLFVITLIVNILARMIVARYKDFSGAN from the coding sequence ATGTCAACCACAACAGCGCCGCAGCCGGGCACCAGCAGCGCCCGCGCGAAAACTAAGGATCTTCCCGACGTAGGAAACCCGGCAGCAGATAAAATCTTCTCGGGTATCTCCCTCGGCGCCGGCATCCTCATTCTCGTTGTTCTGGCAGCTGTCGCTATCTTCCTGGTCGCCCAGGCCCTGCCGGTTTTCACCGCAGACCCCGCAGACCTAACCAGCGGCAGCTTCATTCAGTACATCATCCCGCTGACTATCGGTACCCTCATCGCCTCGACCATCGCCCTGCTCCTAGCAACCCCTATCGGCATCGGCGTAGCTCTGTTCATCTCCCACTACGCCCCCCGCAAGCTGGCTAAGGGCATCGGCTACATCATCGACCTGCTGGCCGCTATCCCCTCCGTTATCTTCGGTGCCTGGGGTGCTTCGGTACTAGCCCCCAAGATCGTACCCTTCTACGACTGGCTCGCCACCTACCTGGGCTTCATCCCGATTTTCGAGGGCCCCGCCTCCCAGACCGGTAAGACCATTCTGACCGCGGGAATCGTCCTGGGCATCATGATCCTGCCCATTATCACCTCCATGTGCCGCGAAATCTTCATCCAGACCCCCACCCTGCAGGAAGAAGCAGCACTAGGTCTGGGTGCCACCCGCTGGGAGATGATTCGCATGACCGTCTTCCCCTTCGCCCGCACCGGCATCGTCTCCTCTGTCATGCTGGCCCTAGGCCGCGCCCTCGGTGAAACCATGGCAGTGACCCTGGTGCTGGCGTCCGGCCCGCTGACCGCCTCCATCATCAAGTCCGGTAACCAGACCTTCGCCTCAGAGATTGCCCTCAACTTCCCCGAGGCCTACGGCCTGCGTATGTCAGAGCTGATCGCCGCAGGTCTGGTGCTCTTCGTCATCACCCTCATCGTCAACATCCTGGCCCGCATGATCGTGGCCCGCTACAAGGATTTCTCAGGAGCCAACTAA
- the pstA gene encoding phosphate ABC transporter permease PstA — protein MSVATTSSRFASRQAPKWLPLAVGAGSLILGAAASALTSFSIATFALFAGIIFVIVGPLAVTSFEGKRKGQDAFARYLVYGTFLIALIPLVSVLYTVLAKGIPGLSGNFLSTSMKGVTGVHDNAAAAGEGPVLGGIYHAIIGTLEITLLATVISVPIGLLTAIYLVEYGQGKWLSKAITFFVDVMTGIPSIVAGLFAASFFALVSGNPMNRMGLVAAVALSVLMIPTVVRNAEEMLRIVPNELREASYALGVRKWRTIMKVVIPTAISGIASGVTLAIARVIGETAPILVTAGFVTSINWNAFSGWMATLPTYIYYQIMTPTSPTAASVSETRAWAAALILIIIVMVLNLIARTIAKIFAPKTGR, from the coding sequence ATGTCTGTAGCTACCACCTCATCCCGTTTCGCCAGCCGCCAGGCCCCCAAGTGGCTGCCCCTGGCTGTCGGTGCAGGCTCCCTGATTCTGGGCGCCGCCGCCAGCGCCCTCACCAGCTTCTCTATCGCAACCTTCGCCCTCTTTGCAGGCATCATCTTCGTGATTGTCGGCCCCCTCGCCGTCACCTCCTTCGAAGGCAAGCGCAAGGGCCAGGACGCCTTCGCCCGCTACCTGGTCTACGGCACCTTCCTCATCGCCCTCATCCCCCTGGTCTCGGTGCTCTACACCGTACTCGCCAAGGGTATCCCCGGCCTATCAGGTAACTTCCTGAGCACCTCCATGAAGGGCGTCACCGGCGTACACGACAACGCTGCTGCCGCAGGCGAAGGCCCCGTGCTTGGCGGTATCTACCACGCCATCATCGGTACCCTCGAAATTACCCTACTGGCGACCGTCATCTCGGTCCCCATCGGCCTGCTCACCGCTATCTACCTGGTGGAATACGGCCAGGGTAAGTGGCTCTCCAAGGCCATTACCTTCTTCGTGGACGTCATGACCGGCATCCCCTCCATCGTAGCGGGTCTCTTCGCGGCCTCTTTCTTCGCCCTGGTATCGGGCAACCCCATGAACCGCATGGGCCTGGTTGCTGCGGTCGCCCTGTCCGTCCTCATGATCCCCACCGTGGTGCGTAACGCCGAAGAAATGCTGCGTATCGTGCCCAATGAACTGCGCGAGGCCTCCTACGCCCTGGGCGTCCGTAAATGGCGTACCATCATGAAGGTCGTTATCCCCACCGCTATCTCGGGCATCGCATCGGGCGTGACCCTGGCGATTGCCCGCGTCATCGGTGAAACCGCGCCGATTCTGGTCACCGCAGGTTTCGTCACCTCTATCAACTGGAACGCCTTCAGCGGCTGGATGGCAACCCTGCCCACCTACATCTACTACCAGATCATGACGCCCACCAGCCCCACCGCCGCCTCCGTCTCCGAGACCCGCGCCTGGGCCGCCGCGCTCATCCTAATCATCATCGTGATGGTACTGAACCTCATTGCCCGTACTATCGCCAAGATCTTCGCCCCCAAGACCGGCCGATAA
- the pstB gene encoding phosphate ABC transporter ATP-binding protein PstB has product MSKRIDVENLNVYYGDFLAVEDISMEIEPRTVTAFIGPSGCGKSTFLRTLNRMHEVIPGARVEGKVLLDGENLYDKGVDPVVVRSQIGMVFQRPNPFPTMSIRENVLAGVKLNNRKISKTDADELVESSLRGANLWNEVKDRLDKPGSGLSGGQQQRLCIARSIAVKPDVILMDEPCSALDPISTLAVEDLINELKENFTVVIVTHNMQQAARVSDKTAFFNIAGTGKPGKLIEYAPTQEIFNNPSQKATEDYVSGRFG; this is encoded by the coding sequence ATGTCAAAGCGTATCGACGTTGAAAACCTGAACGTGTACTACGGCGACTTCCTCGCGGTAGAAGATATCTCCATGGAAATCGAGCCCCGCACAGTCACCGCCTTCATTGGCCCCTCAGGTTGCGGCAAGTCAACCTTCCTGCGCACTCTCAACCGCATGCACGAGGTAATCCCCGGCGCTCGTGTTGAAGGTAAAGTGCTGCTCGACGGCGAAAACCTCTACGATAAGGGCGTTGACCCCGTGGTTGTCCGCTCCCAAATCGGTATGGTCTTCCAGCGCCCCAACCCCTTCCCCACCATGTCCATTCGCGAGAACGTGCTGGCAGGTGTTAAGCTCAACAACCGCAAGATCTCCAAGACCGACGCAGATGAGCTGGTCGAATCCTCCCTGCGCGGTGCTAACCTCTGGAACGAGGTCAAGGACCGCCTCGACAAGCCCGGCTCCGGCCTCTCCGGTGGCCAGCAGCAGCGTCTATGTATCGCCCGTTCCATCGCGGTTAAGCCCGACGTGATTCTCATGGACGAGCCCTGCTCCGCTCTCGACCCCATCTCAACCCTGGCCGTTGAAGACCTCATCAACGAACTCAAGGAAAACTTCACCGTCGTCATCGTGACCCACAATATGCAGCAGGCAGCCCGTGTCTCAGACAAGACCGCCTTTTTCAACATTGCGGGCACCGGCAAACCCGGCAAGCTCATCGAGTACGCCCCCACCCAGGAAATCTTCAACAACCCTAGCCAGAAGGCCACCGAAGACTATGTCTCTGGTCGCTTCGGCTAA
- a CDS encoding polysaccharide pyruvyl transferase family protein has protein sequence MPRILVLADLGQSVYHVGDEAMGIATAAELTRRGYEVYIATRSVEHSQAYIGSATGYIKTLEFPWPPAEREIFLGNLKAYLAGDNARPEIADFVRQVADMDGIVIAGGGNMNSTYGWLLYERAAYALIARQHEIPLVISGQSVGPVLTEADADTMRDMLSSAQLVGMREKSSYTWATQQGIQAHLIVDDATFYQHQKRSLPGRPVVDLPEHYICATFSGLAPGQTRVIGQLLDDMHREYGLRTVFLPHMGEPLTDQGDVAVHAEIASHMFSHPVQLPMVHADDAVQVHRGAFIAVSTRYHPGVFSLSAGVPFVALLPDAFTDMRVRGMMEQYGAENYAIPLALLNSDAPAEALHEVIQLRNELSETLLARAKQLRGFSASWWDAASHVLLHGAGQAAPAVRELGNTPTIFTGEWNITNLLVRDDIAEISLAAARASAETDRALSWDYQRLLQRDRAQARADELERRNAELADSLIEAEENATLRGWMRRKMRGE, from the coding sequence ATGCCTCGCATTCTTGTGCTCGCAGACCTAGGGCAGTCTGTGTACCACGTTGGCGACGAAGCTATGGGCATCGCAACCGCCGCTGAGCTGACCCGCCGTGGCTACGAAGTCTATATCGCTACCCGCTCTGTTGAGCACTCCCAGGCCTACATTGGTTCCGCTACTGGCTACATTAAAACCCTCGAATTCCCCTGGCCCCCTGCAGAGCGCGAAATTTTTTTGGGCAACCTCAAGGCCTACCTCGCCGGTGACAATGCCCGCCCTGAAATAGCTGATTTCGTGCGCCAAGTGGCCGACATGGACGGCATCGTGATCGCCGGTGGCGGTAATATGAACTCAACCTACGGTTGGCTCCTGTACGAGCGGGCAGCCTATGCACTCATCGCCCGTCAGCATGAGATTCCCCTGGTGATTTCTGGCCAGTCGGTGGGGCCGGTACTTACAGAGGCCGATGCCGATACCATGCGCGATATGCTTTCTTCTGCCCAGCTTGTGGGTATGCGGGAAAAATCCTCCTATACCTGGGCTACCCAGCAGGGCATTCAAGCCCACCTGATTGTGGATGACGCCACCTTCTACCAGCATCAGAAGCGCTCCCTACCGGGCCGTCCGGTCGTTGATCTGCCCGAACACTACATTTGCGCTACTTTCTCAGGTCTCGCCCCGGGGCAGACCCGGGTCATCGGTCAGCTGCTTGACGATATGCACCGCGAATACGGCCTACGCACCGTTTTCCTACCCCATATGGGTGAGCCCCTCACCGATCAGGGAGACGTAGCGGTCCACGCTGAGATCGCCTCGCACATGTTCTCTCACCCCGTGCAGCTGCCCATGGTGCACGCGGACGACGCCGTGCAGGTTCACCGCGGTGCCTTCATCGCGGTATCTACCCGCTACCACCCCGGCGTCTTCTCACTCTCAGCAGGCGTTCCCTTTGTTGCCCTACTACCAGATGCCTTCACCGATATGCGAGTACGCGGCATGATGGAACAGTACGGGGCTGAAAACTACGCTATCCCTCTGGCTCTGCTTAACTCTGATGCACCTGCCGAGGCCCTACACGAAGTGATCCAACTCCGCAATGAGCTCTCTGAGACCTTGCTGGCGCGAGCCAAGCAGCTGCGCGGTTTCTCCGCCAGCTGGTGGGACGCCGCCTCCCACGTCCTCCTGCACGGGGCAGGGCAGGCTGCCCCGGCCGTCCGCGAGCTGGGTAACACCCCCACCATCTTTACCGGTGAGTGGAACATAACCAACCTGCTGGTACGCGACGATATTGCCGAGATTTCACTGGCTGCTGCCCGTGCCAGCGCAGAGACCGACCGGGCCCTCTCCTGGGACTACCAGCGTCTACTCCAGCGTGACCGGGCCCAGGCCCGAGCAGATGAGCTAGAGCGTCGCAACGCTGAGCTGGCCGACTCCCTGATTGAAGCAGAAGAGAACGCCACCCTGCGCGGCTGGATGCGCCGCAAGATGCGCGGCGAGTAG